The following are encoded together in the Eleftheria terrae genome:
- a CDS encoding urea amidolyase family protein — translation MRLLPAGDAVLVELDDLSQALGLLASLQAEPIEGIREIVPGARTLLIDRDPLVLSREALAAELARRSLDLRHAEAGQRVDIPVHYDGEDLAEVAAFLKITPEEVVRRHTGADWFVAFTGFAPGFAYLTGGDELLRQLPRRASPRTRIPPGAVAVAGGFSGVYPKASPGGWQLLGQTLTPMWDLRRDPPALLQPGQRVRFVDAGPRPAGPQPAVEVAADADAAIDAPGAPAIGIRHTGLQAVLQDLGRPGRAGLGVAASGAMDRGSLKAANRLVGNPVGEAGIELALGGFELESVGEIVVAVCGAEGPLTLTAPDGRRWPVERHAPLALSNGDRLRVGEPTAGVRSYIALRGGIHGVPVLGSLAYDSLAEVGPAPLQPGQRLGLKRPRGNAPVGLAEPPQLAWPRPGEVVTLDVQLGPRTDWFTAEAVQLLTEQPWTVTPQSNRVGLRVQGERPLVRAVSGELPSEGTSQGAIQVPASGQPVLFLADHPLTGGYPVIACIAPWHLDLAGQMPVGARIRFKVVAGFEPVVLSR, via the coding sequence ATGCGGCTGCTGCCGGCGGGTGACGCCGTCCTGGTCGAGCTGGACGACCTGTCGCAGGCGCTGGGGCTGCTGGCATCGCTGCAGGCTGAGCCGATCGAGGGCATCCGCGAGATCGTGCCGGGCGCCCGCACCCTGTTGATCGACCGCGACCCGCTGGTGCTGAGCCGCGAGGCACTGGCCGCCGAGCTGGCGCGGCGCTCGCTCGACCTGCGGCATGCCGAGGCCGGCCAGCGCGTGGACATCCCGGTCCACTACGACGGCGAGGACCTGGCCGAGGTGGCCGCGTTCCTGAAGATCACGCCCGAGGAGGTGGTGCGCCGCCATACCGGCGCCGACTGGTTCGTGGCCTTCACCGGCTTCGCGCCGGGCTTCGCCTACCTGACCGGTGGCGACGAGCTGCTGCGCCAGCTGCCCCGGCGCGCCTCGCCGCGCACCCGCATTCCGCCGGGCGCCGTGGCGGTGGCCGGCGGCTTCAGCGGCGTGTACCCGAAGGCCAGCCCGGGCGGCTGGCAGCTGCTGGGGCAGACGCTCACACCGATGTGGGACCTGCGGCGCGATCCGCCGGCCTTGCTGCAGCCCGGGCAGCGGGTGCGCTTCGTCGACGCCGGCCCGCGCCCGGCGGGCCCGCAGCCGGCGGTCGAGGTGGCAGCGGATGCGGATGCGGCGATCGACGCGCCTGGCGCCCCCGCCATCGGGATCCGCCACACCGGCCTGCAGGCGGTGCTGCAGGACCTGGGCCGGCCGGGCCGGGCCGGGCTGGGGGTCGCCGCCTCGGGCGCGATGGATCGTGGCTCGCTGAAGGCGGCCAACCGGCTGGTGGGCAATCCGGTCGGCGAGGCGGGCATCGAGCTGGCGCTTGGCGGCTTCGAGCTGGAAAGCGTGGGCGAGATCGTCGTCGCGGTGTGCGGCGCCGAGGGGCCGCTGACACTCACCGCGCCCGACGGGCGCCGCTGGCCCGTCGAGCGGCATGCGCCGCTGGCGCTGTCGAACGGCGACCGCCTGCGCGTCGGCGAACCCACCGCGGGCGTGCGCAGCTACATCGCGCTGCGCGGTGGCATCCACGGCGTGCCGGTGCTTGGCAGCCTGGCCTATGACTCGCTGGCAGAAGTCGGTCCCGCGCCGCTGCAGCCGGGCCAGCGGCTCGGCCTGAAGCGCCCCCGGGGCAACGCGCCGGTCGGCCTTGCCGAGCCGCCACAGCTCGCCTGGCCGCGGCCGGGCGAGGTGGTCACGCTCGACGTGCAACTGGGCCCCCGCACCGACTGGTTCACGGCCGAAGCCGTGCAACTTCTCACCGAGCAGCCGTGGACCGTCACCCCGCAGTCCAACCGCGTCGGCCTGCGCGTGCAGGGCGAGCGGCCGCTGGTGCGCGCGGTGAGCGGCGAGCTGCCCAGCGAGGGCACCTCGCAAGGCGCCATCCAGGTGCCTGCCAGCGGCCAGCCGGTGCTGTTCCTGGCGGATCACCCGCTGACCGGCGGCTATCCCGTCATTGCCTGCATCGCGCCCTGGCACCTGGACCTGGCCGGCCAGATGCCGGTTGGCGCACGCATCCGCTTCAAGGTCGTGGCCGGCTTCGAGCCGGTCGTGCTGTCCCGCTGA
- a CDS encoding acetyl/propionyl/methylcrotonyl-CoA carboxylase subunit alpha, whose amino-acid sequence MKKVLIANRGEIAVRIVRACRDYGVRSVAVYADPDIDALHARLADEAWALDGQRPADTYLQIDKLLDAARRSGADAVHPGYGFLSENAAFARAVLAAGLTWIGPPPEAIEQLGDKVSARRLALEAGAPLVAGSPGPVSCAEEVMDFAREHGLPIAIKAAFGGGGRGLKVAWKMDEVAELYASAVREATAAFGRGECFVEQFLDRPRHVEAQVMADRHGRVVVLGTRDCSLQRRNQKLVEEAPAPFLTELQRERIHAAARDVCARAGYVGAGTVEFLLSASGAISFLEVNTRLQVEHPVTEETCGLDLVVEQLRIADGLPLTLSETPAPRGHAIEFRINAEDVGRGFLPAPGPVDLFEPPSGPGVRVDSGVVTGSVVPPAFDSLMAKLIVTGATREQALARARRALAEFRIEGVPTVLPFHREVLQHPDFAGPDGFKVHTRWIETDFAPTLAAAVRPEPLAAQPLQRMAIEIDGRRVSLGLPAELLRGLANTAGAAAAGMSGPAAAVDEAVVVAPMAGQLQAWKVDEGTLVAEGQLLAVLEAMKMETQVLAHRSGRLTRQAEAGAQLAAGAALGRIE is encoded by the coding sequence ATGAAAAAGGTCCTGATTGCCAACCGCGGCGAGATCGCCGTGCGCATCGTGCGCGCCTGCCGCGACTACGGTGTCCGGTCGGTCGCGGTCTATGCCGACCCGGACATCGATGCCCTCCATGCGCGCCTGGCCGACGAGGCCTGGGCGCTCGACGGCCAGCGTCCCGCCGACACCTATCTGCAGATCGACAAGCTGCTCGACGCGGCGCGGCGCAGCGGCGCGGATGCGGTGCATCCCGGCTATGGCTTCCTGTCGGAGAACGCGGCTTTCGCACGGGCCGTGCTGGCGGCCGGCCTGACCTGGATCGGCCCGCCACCCGAAGCCATCGAACAGCTGGGCGACAAAGTCTCGGCGCGCCGGCTCGCCCTGGAGGCCGGCGCTCCGCTGGTGGCCGGCTCGCCGGGGCCGGTGTCTTGCGCCGAGGAGGTGATGGACTTCGCCCGCGAGCACGGGCTGCCGATCGCGATCAAGGCGGCGTTCGGCGGCGGCGGCCGCGGGCTCAAGGTCGCCTGGAAGATGGACGAGGTGGCCGAGCTGTATGCCTCCGCCGTGCGTGAGGCGACGGCGGCCTTCGGCCGTGGCGAGTGCTTCGTCGAGCAGTTCCTGGACCGGCCGCGGCATGTCGAGGCCCAGGTGATGGCCGACCGGCACGGGCGGGTGGTGGTGCTGGGCACGCGCGACTGCTCGCTGCAGCGGCGCAACCAGAAGCTGGTGGAGGAGGCGCCCGCACCCTTCCTGACCGAGCTGCAGCGCGAGCGCATCCACGCTGCCGCGCGCGACGTCTGTGCACGTGCCGGCTATGTGGGCGCGGGGACGGTGGAATTCCTGCTCAGCGCGTCCGGCGCCATCTCCTTCCTGGAGGTCAACACCAGGCTGCAGGTGGAGCACCCGGTCACCGAGGAGACCTGCGGGCTGGACCTGGTCGTCGAGCAACTGCGCATCGCCGACGGGCTGCCCCTGACCCTGAGCGAGACGCCGGCGCCGCGGGGACATGCCATCGAGTTCCGCATCAACGCCGAGGATGTCGGCCGGGGTTTCCTGCCGGCACCCGGCCCGGTCGATCTGTTCGAGCCGCCGTCCGGGCCCGGCGTGCGGGTCGACAGCGGTGTGGTGACGGGCTCGGTCGTGCCGCCGGCCTTCGATTCGCTGATGGCCAAGCTGATCGTCACCGGGGCAACGCGCGAGCAGGCGCTGGCACGCGCGCGCCGCGCCTTGGCCGAGTTCCGCATCGAGGGCGTGCCGACGGTGCTGCCCTTCCATCGGGAAGTGCTGCAGCATCCGGACTTCGCCGGGCCGGACGGTTTCAAGGTCCACACCCGCTGGATCGAGACCGACTTTGCCCCCACGCTGGCGGCCGCTGTGCGGCCCGAGCCCCTGGCAGCACAGCCGCTGCAACGCATGGCCATCGAGATCGATGGCCGCCGCGTGAGCCTGGGCTTGCCGGCCGAGCTCCTGCGGGGTCTCGCGAACACGGCCGGCGCTGCGGCCGCCGGCATGTCGGGCCCGGCGGCGGCCGTCGATGAAGCCGTCGTGGTGGCACCCATGGCCGGCCAGCTCCAGGCCTGGAAGGTGGACGAGGGCACGCTGGTCGCCGAGGGGCAGCTGCTCGCCGTGCTGGAGGCCATGAAGATGGAGACGCAGGTGCTCGCGCATCGCTCGGGGCGCCTGACGCGACAGGCCGAGGCGGGCGCACAGCTGGCAGCGGGCGCCGCCCTGGGGCGCATCGAGTGA
- the pcp gene encoding pyroglutamyl-peptidase I — translation MKHILLTGFEPFGGERVNPSWELAQALNGEVIAGARVMAVQLPCRFGAALERLAEALEHVAPVLTLATGQAGGRCDLSFERVAINVDDARIPDNAGAQPVDVPVVADGPAAYFTTLPIKAMVAGLRAAGIPASVSQTAGTFVCNHTFYGLQHLLRGQGARSGFMHIPYLPQQAAAFPGAPSLSMETLVAGTRLALELGLSAAEIRETGGQLN, via the coding sequence ATGAAGCACATCCTCTTGACCGGCTTCGAGCCCTTCGGTGGCGAGCGCGTGAATCCTTCCTGGGAGCTGGCCCAGGCCTTGAATGGCGAGGTGATCGCCGGGGCACGCGTGATGGCGGTGCAGCTGCCATGCCGCTTCGGCGCGGCACTGGAGCGGCTCGCCGAGGCGCTGGAGCACGTGGCGCCCGTGCTGACCCTGGCGACGGGGCAGGCCGGCGGGCGTTGCGACCTCTCGTTCGAGCGGGTCGCGATCAATGTCGACGACGCCCGCATTCCCGACAATGCAGGCGCCCAGCCGGTGGACGTGCCGGTGGTCGCCGACGGGCCGGCCGCGTACTTCACGACGCTGCCGATCAAGGCCATGGTGGCGGGCCTGCGTGCCGCCGGCATTCCTGCCTCGGTGTCCCAGACGGCCGGCACCTTCGTCTGCAACCACACCTTCTACGGCTTGCAGCACCTGCTGCGCGGCCAGGGCGCCCGCAGCGGGTTCATGCACATCCCCTACCTGCCGCAGCAGGCGGCAGCGTTTCCCGGCGCGCCCAGCCTTTCGATGGAGACGCTGGTGGCCGGCACCCGGCTGGCGCTCGAATTGGGCCTGTCGGCCGCCGAGATCCGCGAGACCGGCGGACAGCTCAACTGA
- a CDS encoding enterochelin esterase domain-containing protein, translating into MRAPSTYTLRACISAACLAGSAAVLASQPAMHDAPRLAAPCPNDGAAGSKHPDPRREARVVRLAVGERLEGCVGPGERLTVEVAVPAGQVVDAVFDGQGTALDLQDRQGRHQRRLAPADAGMQGAMWVADGAATRLTVTPVAPAGGRYAVQLLRSLAPATAPATAPAEAPAAVPDSPRLQALLRSLQQGASTEAFWQEREREGTPLVEPLPGHESLVTFLWRGEQASVRLFGSPTGNHDPLARLPGSDVWWASFRMPDTARLSYRLAPDVPRVQGSAMDQRRVILATVQRDPLNPRIYPPPASGSAIDAFEGHSVLELPQAPPQPWVTRRAGVAAGQLEHHRLRSSVLRNERDVWLYRPAGAAPQALLVLFDGHAYLGQVRTPTIVDNLLADRLIPPTAVVLLGNASPQARATELPPNPAFTTFLDRELMPWLQAQGLAQPPARTVVAGSSYGGLAAAYAGMVLPQRFGRVLSLSGSFWWSPAGTMPGWLMRQYAASPRQPVQFYLDAGRYEGARGGQDGILETSRHLGDVLRAKGYAVTQVEHDTGHDYLHWQGSLGCGLVALLNPDALRRLDAPCGDHSPPRERKD; encoded by the coding sequence ATGCGCGCGCCCTCCACGTACACGCTGCGGGCGTGCATCAGCGCGGCCTGCCTTGCCGGCAGTGCCGCGGTCCTTGCCAGCCAGCCAGCGATGCACGACGCGCCCCGGCTGGCGGCGCCCTGCCCCAACGACGGCGCAGCCGGCAGCAAGCACCCCGACCCGCGGCGGGAGGCACGCGTGGTGCGCCTGGCGGTGGGGGAGCGGCTGGAAGGCTGCGTCGGCCCCGGTGAGCGGCTGACGGTCGAGGTGGCCGTGCCCGCCGGGCAGGTGGTGGACGCGGTGTTCGACGGCCAGGGCACGGCACTCGACCTGCAGGACCGGCAGGGCCGGCATCAACGCCGGCTCGCGCCGGCCGACGCCGGCATGCAAGGCGCCATGTGGGTGGCAGACGGCGCAGCCACCCGGCTGACGGTGACGCCGGTCGCGCCCGCCGGTGGACGCTACGCCGTGCAGCTGCTGCGTTCACTGGCCCCGGCCACCGCACCGGCCACCGCACCAGCCGAAGCACCGGCGGCCGTCCCCGACAGCCCGCGGCTGCAGGCCCTGCTGCGCAGCCTGCAGCAAGGTGCGAGCACCGAAGCGTTCTGGCAGGAACGCGAGCGTGAGGGAACGCCCCTGGTGGAGCCGCTGCCCGGCCACGAGTCGCTGGTGACCTTCCTGTGGCGCGGTGAGCAGGCCAGCGTGCGGCTCTTTGGCAGCCCCACCGGCAACCATGACCCGCTGGCGCGGCTGCCCGGCAGCGATGTGTGGTGGGCCAGCTTCAGGATGCCCGACACGGCACGCCTGAGCTACCGGCTGGCGCCCGATGTGCCGCGGGTGCAAGGCTCGGCGATGGACCAGCGCCGCGTCATCCTGGCCACGGTGCAGCGTGATCCGCTGAACCCGCGGATCTATCCGCCGCCGGCCAGTGGCAGCGCCATCGACGCCTTCGAAGGCCATTCGGTGCTGGAGCTGCCGCAGGCGCCGCCCCAGCCCTGGGTGACCCGGCGTGCTGGCGTGGCTGCCGGCCAGCTGGAGCACCACCGCCTGCGCAGCTCGGTGCTGCGCAACGAGCGCGACGTCTGGCTGTACCGCCCGGCCGGCGCCGCGCCACAAGCGCTGCTGGTGCTGTTCGACGGGCATGCCTACCTGGGGCAGGTGCGCACACCCACCATCGTCGACAACCTGCTCGCCGACCGGCTGATTCCGCCCACCGCGGTGGTGCTGCTCGGCAATGCGAGCCCACAGGCACGAGCGACCGAATTGCCGCCCAACCCGGCGTTCACGACCTTCCTGGACCGCGAGCTGATGCCCTGGCTGCAGGCGCAGGGGCTGGCCCAGCCGCCGGCGCGGACGGTAGTGGCCGGCTCCAGCTATGGCGGCTTGGCTGCCGCCTATGCGGGGATGGTCCTTCCGCAGCGTTTCGGCCGGGTGCTCAGCCTGTCGGGCTCGTTCTGGTGGTCGCCCGCCGGCACCATGCCCGGCTGGCTGATGCGGCAATACGCCGCATCGCCTCGCCAGCCGGTGCAGTTCTATCTCGATGCCGGCCGCTACGAGGGCGCGCGAGGCGGACAGGACGGCATCCTGGAAACCAGCCGCCACCTGGGCGACGTGCTACGGGCCAAAGGCTATGCGGTGACCCAGGTCGAGCACGACACCGGCCACGACTACCTGCACTGGCAGGGATCGCTGGGCTGCGGCCTGGTGGCGCTGCTGAACCCGGACGCCCTGCGCCGGCTGGACGCCCCTTGCGGCGACCATTCGCCGCCCCGCGAGCGCAAGGACTGA
- a CDS encoding TonB-dependent receptor has protein sequence MTELPSSRHVLSLACLAALSSFAPCAGAQEASTASDRALPAVTVKAKQDRQALPAAAPGGLSASGARLGVLGNTPILDAPVSLNAYTQQAIQTQQARTLADVLQNDPAVRYTTNSGHMQEHFRIRGLDVNAPDVAFNGLYGVAPTAHVPTEMLERVEVLRGPSALLSGMSPSGAVGGMVNLVPKRAGSRPLTELTMSYSSKSYAQAHLDLARRFGEDQRLGVRVNTVYGTGDTGVDDQEKGRRLAALGLDYLGDQWNLTLDAYTSRETIDNGSPAMYGFAARRGKAVGIGRLLSPPDSDTNLFRGTHGDYRDHGIAVRGELKLNDRWTARAGLGASNSEGKGLMFGTRVVVTGLDGSAAGYVYNVKATTRGRTAELGVRGEFETGTVAHRLDVSATVLKIEDGTGSTPREGWAQNIYRPVAPMLPAAPSTVKPTSDNRMTSLNIADTMSLASGKVLLTVGARLQRVEQKLKDYKESAVSPSLGVVVKPWGEDSSLFANYMQGLSPGETVPIAGGYANEGEIFPPIKSRQVELGVKHRQGALTHTLSAFRITRPTLVDENVGSTKRRTEGGDQRVRGVEWNAFGQLGPVGVLGGVSYLQSEQRNTGRDNYGVPDWTANLGATWATPVEGLSLSGRLVYTGRQWVDSANTLELPSSTRLDAGVRYATALGGTPVTINAFVENLANRRYWSGMFADGYVMPGGPRTLRVATTFAF, from the coding sequence ATGACTGAGCTTCCGTCGTCGCGGCACGTGCTGTCGCTGGCCTGCCTTGCGGCCCTGTCCTCGTTCGCCCCTTGCGCCGGAGCGCAGGAGGCGTCGACCGCCTCCGACCGGGCCCTGCCCGCGGTGACGGTGAAGGCCAAGCAGGACCGGCAGGCCCTGCCGGCCGCCGCCCCTGGCGGCCTGTCGGCCAGCGGCGCCCGGCTGGGCGTGCTCGGCAACACGCCGATCCTCGATGCGCCCGTCAGCCTCAATGCCTACACCCAGCAGGCCATCCAGACGCAGCAGGCACGCACCCTGGCCGACGTTCTGCAGAACGACCCGGCCGTGCGCTACACCACCAACAGCGGGCACATGCAGGAGCACTTCCGCATCCGCGGCCTGGACGTCAATGCGCCGGACGTTGCCTTCAATGGCCTGTATGGCGTGGCCCCCACGGCCCACGTGCCCACCGAGATGCTGGAACGGGTGGAAGTGCTGCGCGGCCCGAGTGCCCTGCTGTCCGGCATGTCGCCGAGCGGTGCGGTGGGCGGCATGGTCAACCTGGTGCCCAAGCGTGCAGGCTCGCGGCCACTGACCGAGCTGACGATGTCCTATTCGTCGAAGTCCTACGCACAGGCGCACCTGGACCTGGCCCGCCGCTTCGGCGAAGACCAGCGCCTGGGCGTGCGCGTCAACACCGTCTACGGCACCGGCGACACCGGCGTCGACGACCAGGAGAAGGGCCGCCGGCTGGCGGCGCTGGGGCTGGACTACCTGGGCGACCAATGGAACCTGACGCTGGACGCCTACACCAGCCGCGAGACCATCGACAACGGCAGCCCGGCGATGTACGGCTTCGCCGCGCGGCGCGGCAAGGCGGTCGGCATCGGCCGGCTGCTGTCACCGCCGGACAGTGACACCAACCTGTTCCGGGGCACCCATGGCGACTACCGCGACCACGGCATCGCCGTGCGCGGCGAGCTCAAGCTCAACGATCGCTGGACGGCGCGAGCCGGCCTCGGCGCCTCCAACAGCGAAGGCAAGGGCCTGATGTTCGGTACGCGGGTGGTCGTCACCGGGCTGGACGGCTCGGCGGCTGGCTATGTCTACAACGTCAAGGCCACCACACGCGGGCGCACCGCCGAGCTGGGCGTGCGCGGCGAATTCGAGACCGGCACGGTGGCGCACCGCCTTGACGTCTCCGCCACGGTGCTGAAGATCGAAGACGGCACCGGCAGCACGCCCCGCGAGGGCTGGGCGCAGAACATCTACCGCCCGGTGGCGCCGATGCTGCCCGCAGCGCCATCGACGGTGAAGCCAACCAGCGACAACCGCATGACCTCGCTGAACATCGCGGACACGATGAGCCTGGCTTCGGGCAAGGTGCTTCTGACCGTCGGCGCGCGGCTGCAGCGGGTCGAGCAGAAGCTCAAGGACTACAAGGAGTCGGCCGTCTCGCCCTCGCTGGGCGTGGTCGTCAAGCCGTGGGGTGAGGACAGCTCGCTCTTTGCCAACTACATGCAGGGCCTTTCGCCGGGCGAGACCGTGCCCATCGCCGGTGGCTATGCCAACGAAGGCGAGATCTTCCCGCCCATCAAGAGCCGCCAGGTGGAGCTGGGCGTCAAGCACCGGCAGGGCGCGCTGACGCACACGCTGAGCGCCTTCCGCATCACGCGCCCGACGCTGGTCGACGAGAACGTGGGCAGCACCAAGCGCCGCACCGAGGGCGGAGACCAGCGGGTACGGGGCGTCGAGTGGAACGCCTTCGGCCAGCTCGGCCCGGTGGGCGTGCTGGGCGGGGTGAGCTACCTGCAGTCCGAGCAGCGCAACACCGGCCGCGACAACTACGGGGTGCCCGACTGGACCGCCAACCTGGGCGCCACCTGGGCCACGCCGGTCGAGGGCCTGTCGCTGAGCGGCCGCCTGGTCTACACCGGCCGGCAGTGGGTCGACTCGGCCAACACGCTGGAGCTGCCGTCCTCCACCCGGCTCGATGCCGGTGTGCGCTACGCCACCGCCCTCGGCGGCACGCCGGTCACGATCAACGCCTTCGTCGAGAACCTGGCCAACCGCCGCTACTGGTCCGGCATGTTCGCCGACGGCTATGTGATGCCGGGCGGTCCTCGCACGCTGCGCGTCGCCACCACGTTCGCCTTCTGA